One part of the Cyclobacteriaceae bacterium genome encodes these proteins:
- a CDS encoding DEAD/DEAH box helicase codes for MKVSASQPFQIIYSLFEHEYLGFLFESYIVHLDDKGKLTYQHQNISSKNAREFSKGLDDRDFELIKLMDAMQQDAVAKKFAGKPVKPEEFFPKVFDKKKGNEALQELIEIHMETKRAEVLEILRGKLLFETGNDGEPTHRKIEVMEKRASIQFHFMRGEENTNYYPTIFYNGKKLELPNPTAFLICKTPAWLVVNGKLYGFEKFVDGKKLLPFLSKKFVVIPKNLEETYYNRFVAPLIASFDDIEAKGFEINKNEYDPKPILTISELQSAQSVATPTLFDTGLKEDKSDESGKIVFDLSFKYGKHKFQGRNRVPVSVTIEKHDKDYVFHRVQRKVDVEKNFLHMLQKLGLQMKDFNVAISKSEAFSWLNENRVNLLNLGFEVSQPQSNDKKYFVGKAIIEVEVKENIDWFDIHARIKFGEFEIPFKELRKLILKKKVEFKLPNGEIAIIPEAWLTRYADLFALSETEGDKEKPVLRKHHLNLVKELEDGNLAKVHISEKLRSLGSFSGIKNYALPAGFIGELRPYQKAGYNWLRFLNEFKLGGCLADDMGLGKTVQTLAMLQAEKEAGHGTTLLIMPTSLVYNWEMEASRFTPHLKVLNYTGTLRNKDVKRFEKYDIVLTSYGITRLDIELLKNFYFNYIILDESQVIKNPSSNIAKAVRELKSRYRLVLTGTPLENTTLDLWSQVSFINPGMLGSQSYFRQEYQVPIEKKGDEAKSKKLNSIIKPFVLRRHKSQVATELPEKVENIQYSVMTTEQEKRYEETKAYYRGRILDLIDKEGMGNSRFMILEGLTKLRQLANHPKMIEPSYAGDSGKLEDITHMLENAMAEGHKVLVFSQFVKHLSLVRQYLKSHKIDFAYLDGASIDRKEQVERFNKDTKVKAFLISIKAGGLGLNLTEADYVFILDPWWNPAVEAQAVDRAHRIGQKKKVFTYKFITRNTVEEKILTLQQKKLKLTQELITTEETIMKQLTREDIELMLA; via the coding sequence ATGAAGGTTTCTGCGTCCCAGCCGTTCCAAATCATCTACTCGTTGTTTGAACACGAGTACCTGGGGTTCCTTTTTGAGTCCTATATCGTGCATTTGGACGATAAAGGGAAACTGACCTATCAGCACCAGAACATCTCATCCAAAAACGCGCGCGAATTTTCCAAAGGGCTCGATGATCGTGATTTTGAGTTGATCAAACTTATGGATGCCATGCAACAAGATGCCGTGGCCAAGAAATTTGCCGGTAAGCCAGTTAAGCCCGAAGAGTTTTTCCCGAAAGTTTTTGATAAGAAAAAGGGTAATGAAGCACTGCAAGAGCTGATAGAAATACACATGGAGACCAAGCGTGCAGAAGTGCTGGAAATACTAAGAGGTAAACTTCTTTTTGAAACAGGCAATGATGGAGAACCCACGCACCGTAAAATTGAGGTAATGGAAAAGAGAGCCTCCATTCAGTTTCACTTTATGCGTGGCGAAGAGAACACCAACTATTACCCTACCATTTTTTATAATGGTAAAAAACTTGAGTTGCCCAACCCCACCGCTTTCCTGATTTGTAAAACCCCTGCCTGGCTGGTGGTAAACGGTAAGCTTTATGGTTTCGAAAAATTTGTTGATGGCAAAAAGCTTTTGCCGTTTCTCAGCAAAAAATTTGTAGTAATCCCCAAAAACCTGGAAGAAACTTATTACAACCGGTTTGTTGCCCCGCTTATTGCTTCGTTTGATGATATAGAAGCTAAAGGATTTGAGATCAATAAAAATGAATATGATCCTAAGCCTATTCTTACCATATCGGAATTACAATCGGCACAAAGTGTGGCCACCCCAACACTTTTCGATACCGGTTTAAAAGAAGATAAAAGTGATGAGTCTGGAAAGATCGTATTTGACCTTTCCTTCAAATATGGCAAACATAAATTTCAGGGCCGTAACCGTGTGCCGGTAAGCGTTACCATTGAAAAGCATGATAAGGATTATGTTTTTCACCGGGTTCAGCGAAAAGTAGATGTAGAGAAAAACTTTCTTCACATGCTACAAAAGCTGGGCCTTCAGATGAAGGACTTTAACGTGGCCATTTCAAAATCGGAAGCTTTTTCGTGGCTTAACGAAAACCGGGTTAACCTGCTTAACCTGGGCTTTGAAGTGAGCCAGCCACAAAGCAACGACAAAAAATATTTTGTAGGCAAAGCCATTATTGAGGTTGAGGTAAAAGAAAACATCGATTGGTTTGATATTCACGCCCGTATAAAATTCGGTGAGTTTGAAATTCCCTTTAAGGAATTGCGCAAACTTATCTTAAAAAAGAAGGTAGAGTTTAAGCTTCCAAATGGAGAGATCGCCATCATTCCCGAGGCATGGTTAACCCGCTATGCTGATTTATTTGCGTTAAGTGAAACAGAAGGCGATAAGGAAAAGCCGGTTTTGCGCAAGCACCACCTTAACCTGGTAAAAGAACTCGAGGATGGCAACCTGGCCAAAGTCCACATCAGTGAAAAGCTGCGGTCACTGGGTTCATTCAGTGGAATAAAAAACTACGCTCTTCCTGCCGGGTTTATCGGTGAGCTCAGGCCCTATCAAAAGGCCGGTTATAACTGGTTACGATTTTTAAATGAATTTAAACTGGGGGGTTGCCTGGCCGATGACATGGGTTTGGGTAAAACAGTACAAACCCTGGCTATGCTGCAGGCTGAAAAAGAAGCCGGTCATGGCACTACGTTGCTCATCATGCCCACATCACTGGTGTATAATTGGGAGATGGAGGCCTCACGGTTTACACCGCACCTGAAAGTATTGAATTATACCGGCACCCTGCGTAATAAAGATGTTAAGCGATTTGAAAAGTACGACATTGTACTGACCTCATATGGCATAACCCGATTGGATATTGAACTGTTGAAAAATTTTTATTTCAACTACATCATTCTGGATGAGTCGCAGGTGATCAAAAATCCATCGTCAAACATTGCTAAAGCAGTACGCGAACTTAAATCGCGTTACCGGTTGGTACTAACCGGTACACCGTTGGAAAATACCACCCTGGATTTATGGTCACAGGTTAGTTTTATTAACCCGGGCATGTTGGGGTCGCAAAGTTATTTCCGGCAGGAGTACCAGGTCCCCATCGAGAAGAAAGGTGATGAGGCAAAATCCAAAAAGTTAAACTCCATTATAAAGCCTTTTGTCCTGCGCAGGCACAAATCCCAGGTGGCTACCGAATTGCCCGAGAAGGTTGAGAATATACAATACTCGGTAATGACAACCGAGCAGGAGAAACGTTACGAAGAAACAAAAGCATATTACCGTGGGCGCATATTGGATTTGATTGACAAAGAGGGAATGGGCAACAGCCGGTTTATGATTTTGGAAGGATTGACCAAGCTCCGTCAATTGGCCAATCATCCAAAAATGATTGAGCCATCTTACGCTGGCGATTCAGGCAAGCTGGAAGACATAACCCACATGCTCGAAAATGCCATGGCCGAAGGGCACAAAGTGTTGGTATTTAGCCAATTTGTCAAGCATTTGTCATTGGTGCGGCAGTATTTAAAATCACATAAAATCGACTTCGCTTACCTGGATGGCGCAAGTATCGATCGCAAAGAACAAGTTGAGCGCTTCAATAAAGACACCAAGGTAAAGGCATTTCTTATTTCAATTAAGGCAGGAGGATTGGGCTTAAACCTCACCGAAGCCGATTATGTTTTTATACTTGATCCGTGGTGGAACCCGGCCGTTGAAGCACAAGCCGTTGACCGTGCACACCGCATCGGGCAGAAGAAAAAAGTATTTACCTATAAATTCATTACCCGCAATACGGTTGAGGAGAAAATACTAACGCTTCAACAAAAAAAGTTGAAACTCACGCAAGAGCTGATCACAACCGAAGAAACCATCATGAAACAACTTACCCGGGAAGATATTGAGTTGATGCTGGCCTGA
- a CDS encoding lysophospholipid acyltransferase family protein codes for MILLRILSRLPLAVLYVLSDIMFLLAYYVIGYRKKLVNKNLKNSFPEKSLAERKKIAKSFYRNLCDYAVETLKLVTISPTVLQKRMYYTNPEVVLKYRDQGQSMVLLSSHQFNWEWLLASGMLSLNMPIDFVYQPINNSLVDSFMQTCRTRFGGKAIKRNDVARELIKRKSIQRGIAIVADQYPGYESDKKYSTVFLNQQTVFFYGSQQMANLTQYPVLYGSVKRLRRGYYSCTLVPIAEPPYHKDSETVIENYVRTVEQVIREHPDGWLWSHNRWKKRHLQEKNNNPIRPASTQYLPG; via the coding sequence ATGATTTTATTGCGCATTCTATCCCGGCTTCCACTTGCAGTATTATACGTTCTTTCCGATATCATGTTTTTATTGGCTTACTACGTAATAGGTTACCGTAAAAAACTGGTTAACAAAAACCTTAAAAACTCCTTTCCTGAAAAGTCTTTAGCTGAACGAAAGAAAATCGCAAAATCTTTTTACCGAAACCTGTGCGACTATGCCGTTGAAACATTAAAACTGGTAACCATTTCGCCCACAGTATTACAGAAAAGAATGTATTACACAAATCCTGAAGTGGTTCTCAAGTACCGCGACCAGGGTCAATCCATGGTTTTGTTGTCGTCACACCAATTCAACTGGGAGTGGCTGCTGGCATCGGGCATGCTTTCCCTGAATATGCCCATTGATTTCGTTTACCAACCCATAAATAATTCGCTGGTTGATAGCTTTATGCAAACCTGTCGTACCCGTTTTGGTGGCAAGGCCATCAAACGTAACGATGTGGCCCGTGAATTGATCAAACGTAAAAGCATTCAGCGTGGCATAGCCATCGTTGCCGATCAATACCCTGGGTATGAAAGTGATAAAAAGTACTCAACTGTTTTCTTAAACCAACAAACCGTCTTCTTCTACGGAAGTCAGCAGATGGCAAACCTGACCCAATACCCGGTGTTGTATGGCTCGGTTAAGAGGCTTAGGCGTGGATATTATTCCTGTACGCTAGTGCCCATAGCAGAGCCACCCTATCACAAAGATTCCGAAACGGTAATTGAAAATTATGTGCGTACAGTCGAGCAAGTAATCCGCGAACATCCTGATGGTTGGCTATGGTCGCACAACCGTTGGAAGAAAAGGCACCTTCAGGAAAAAAACAATAATCCTATCAGGCCAGCATCAACTCAATATCTTCCCGGGTAA
- a CDS encoding SDR family oxidoreductase — MKDKVVVITGGTSGIGKALAHEFGRHGSKLVITGRNKHDLDEAVAELKQAGVEVTGINADVSKEEDNKRMAEEAIRTYGTIHILINNAGISMRASFEDVQLDVVKKVMDINFYGAIYATRYCLPEIVKNKGSIVGISSIAGYRGLPGRTGYSASKFALNGFLEVLRTEYLHKGVHVLTACPGFTATNIRMRALLADGREQKESPREENKEMTPEQCARHIYKATVRRKKILILTLEGKVAVFLNKWWPWLADQVVFNVMAKEVNAPVK; from the coding sequence ATGAAAGATAAGGTTGTTGTTATTACTGGCGGAACTTCTGGAATTGGCAAAGCCCTGGCACACGAATTTGGCCGGCATGGCTCAAAACTTGTAATTACCGGAAGGAACAAGCACGACCTTGATGAAGCCGTTGCTGAACTAAAGCAAGCAGGGGTTGAAGTTACCGGAATAAATGCTGATGTAAGCAAAGAAGAGGATAATAAACGTATGGCCGAAGAAGCCATTCGTACCTATGGCACGATTCATATCTTGATTAACAACGCAGGTATTTCCATGCGTGCATCTTTCGAAGATGTTCAACTTGATGTAGTTAAAAAGGTGATGGACATCAATTTTTATGGGGCGATTTATGCTACCCGTTACTGCCTGCCCGAAATCGTGAAGAACAAAGGATCGATTGTGGGCATCTCTTCCATTGCCGGCTACAGGGGCTTACCGGGAAGGACTGGATATTCGGCCTCCAAATTTGCATTAAACGGTTTTTTGGAAGTGTTGCGAACGGAGTATCTCCACAAGGGTGTGCATGTGCTTACCGCATGCCCGGGATTTACGGCAACAAACATACGCATGCGCGCGTTGTTGGCCGATGGACGCGAGCAGAAGGAATCCCCCCGCGAGGAGAACAAGGAAATGACACCCGAGCAATGTGCCCGGCACATCTACAAGGCAACCGTTAGGCGAAAAAAAATACTGATACTTACCCTGGAGGGAAAGGTTGCCGTTTTCCTGAATAAGTGGTGGCCCTGGCTGGCCGACCAGGTAGTTTTTAATGTGATGGCCAAAGAGGTAAATGCCCCGGTTAAGTAA
- the radA gene encoding DNA repair protein RadA has product MPKTKSLFFCQNCGHESPKWMGKCPSCNQWNTFAEEVVQKETTNKNDWRKETDHKKRNIPRTLEQVESGGEVRMTTPDHELNRVLGGGIVPGSLVLIGGEPGIGKSTLMLQLALSLKSIKVLYVSGEESEQQLKMRAERLTQSLNESCYIFTETNTQNIFLAIRELQPDMVIIDSIQTLHSELLDSTAGSIGQVRQSAGELMKFAKEANTPVFLVGHITKDGMLAGPKVLEHMVDTVLQFEGDRHLAYRILRTTKNRFGSTSEIGIYEMLGTGLREVSNPSEILISQKDGPLSGATIGATIEGNRPLLIEIQSLVSPASYGTPQRTPTGFDQKRLNMLLAVLEKRCGFRMGQHDVFVNMAGGIRVEDPAIDLAVCVSVISSLEELPVSEKVCFAAEVGLGGELRAVNRIEQRISEAEKLGFTEIYVSKFSQKALDTRKVKITVKSFGKLTEVFQDLFG; this is encoded by the coding sequence ATGCCCAAAACAAAATCCCTTTTCTTCTGCCAAAACTGTGGCCATGAATCGCCCAAATGGATGGGTAAGTGCCCATCGTGCAACCAGTGGAACACCTTTGCTGAGGAGGTTGTGCAAAAGGAAACCACAAATAAGAACGACTGGAGGAAAGAAACAGATCATAAGAAAAGGAATATACCCCGCACGTTAGAGCAAGTTGAATCAGGGGGTGAAGTTCGTATGACAACGCCCGATCATGAGTTGAACCGCGTATTGGGTGGAGGGATTGTACCCGGATCGCTGGTATTGATTGGGGGTGAACCCGGCATTGGAAAGTCCACCCTAATGTTACAGTTAGCGCTGTCACTTAAAAGCATTAAAGTGCTTTATGTGTCGGGTGAAGAAAGTGAGCAACAACTAAAAATGCGCGCTGAACGATTAACACAATCCCTAAATGAGTCGTGTTACATTTTTACCGAGACCAATACCCAAAATATTTTTCTGGCCATTCGCGAATTGCAGCCGGATATGGTCATCATCGACTCTATCCAAACACTCCACTCAGAACTGCTCGACTCAACAGCCGGCAGTATTGGTCAAGTACGCCAAAGTGCCGGTGAATTGATGAAGTTTGCGAAAGAAGCAAACACACCGGTCTTTCTTGTTGGTCACATCACGAAGGATGGCATGCTGGCAGGGCCGAAGGTGCTGGAGCATATGGTTGACACCGTGCTCCAGTTTGAAGGCGACCGTCATCTCGCCTATCGCATTTTACGCACCACCAAAAACCGCTTTGGGTCAACATCAGAGATTGGCATTTATGAAATGTTGGGCACAGGTTTACGCGAAGTGTCCAATCCATCCGAAATCTTAATCTCACAAAAGGATGGGCCATTGAGTGGCGCTACCATTGGAGCTACCATTGAAGGCAACAGGCCGCTGCTGATTGAAATACAGTCGCTTGTAAGTCCGGCATCATACGGCACGCCCCAGCGCACCCCAACAGGCTTTGATCAGAAGCGATTAAACATGTTACTGGCTGTGCTGGAAAAACGTTGTGGCTTTCGTATGGGCCAGCACGATGTGTTTGTGAACATGGCAGGAGGCATTCGTGTGGAAGACCCGGCCATTGACCTTGCCGTGTGTGTTTCGGTTATTTCTTCGCTGGAAGAATTGCCGGTATCGGAAAAGGTATGCTTTGCAGCGGAAGTTGGTCTGGGAGGTGAGTTGCGTGCTGTAAACCGAATTGAGCAGCGCATATCCGAAGCAGAAAAACTCGGCTTTACGGAAATCTATGTTTCAAAATTCAGCCAGAAAGCGCTGGATACCCGAAAGGTAAAGATCACGGTAAAATCGTTTGGCAAGTTAACCGAAGTATTTCAGGATTTATTTGGCTGA